In a genomic window of Nostoc sp. UHCC 0870:
- a CDS encoding RNA-guided endonuclease InsQ/TnpB family protein has product MEKAYRYRLYPTAEQEQILRRTIGCVRLVFNKALASRTEAWYERQQKVDYVQSSAMLTQWKKLEDLQFLNEVSCVPLQQGLRHLQTAFTNFFAGRARYPNFKKKRSGGSAEFTKSAFRWKDGQVYLAKCSEPLPIKWSRQLPKVCEPSTITVKLEPSGRWFVSLRINDLTDETLQPVDTAVGLDVGVSSLVTLSTGEKIANPKAFDKHYQKLRKAQKSLSRKQKASRNRDKARLKVARLQAKISDSRKDHLHKLTTRLIRENQTIVVEDLAVNNMVRNPKLARAISDAAWSELVRQLEYKALWYGRTVVKIDRWFPSSKRCGNCGHVVEKLPLNIREWDCPNCGAHHDRDINAAKNILAVGHTVTVCGANIRPDRHESKGQLQKSSNGKKQKPKS; this is encoded by the coding sequence ATGGAAAAAGCCTACCGTTACCGTTTGTATCCAACTGCCGAGCAAGAACAAATATTGCGCCGGACAATTGGCTGTGTGCGGTTGGTTTTTAACAAGGCTTTGGCTTCCCGAACAGAAGCTTGGTATGAGAGACAACAGAAGGTTGATTACGTTCAGTCTTCTGCTATGCTGACGCAGTGGAAAAAACTTGAAGACCTCCAGTTTTTGAATGAGGTTAGCTGTGTACCACTGCAACAAGGCTTGAGACATCTGCAAACGGCTTTCACTAATTTCTTTGCTGGTAGGGCAAGATACCCCAATTTCAAAAAGAAACGCAGTGGTGGCAGTGCAGAGTTTACCAAGTCTGCTTTCCGGTGGAAAGACGGGCAGGTCTACTTGGCAAAGTGTTCTGAGCCATTGCCAATCAAATGGTCTAGGCAACTGCCCAAGGTGTGTGAACCTAGTACCATCACAGTTAAACTTGAACCTTCGGGACGCTGGTTTGTCAGCTTGAGAATTAACGATCTGACTGACGAAACTTTGCAACCCGTTGACACTGCTGTGGGACTGGATGTTGGAGTGAGCAGTCTTGTAACCCTGAGTACAGGTGAAAAGATTGCTAACCCCAAAGCGTTTGACAAGCACTATCAAAAGCTGAGAAAGGCGCAGAAGTCTTTGAGTCGTAAACAAAAAGCCTCTCGCAACCGAGATAAAGCAAGACTCAAAGTAGCTCGTCTTCAAGCTAAAATTTCTGATTCTAGGAAAGACCACTTGCACAAACTGACAACTCGACTGATTCGTGAAAACCAAACGATAGTAGTTGAGGATTTGGCAGTCAATAACATGGTCAGAAATCCCAAACTCGCCCGTGCTATTAGTGACGCTGCATGGTCGGAGTTGGTGAGGCAACTGGAATATAAAGCTCTTTGGTATGGTCGAACAGTAGTGAAAATTGACCGATGGTTTCCCAGTTCTAAACGCTGTGGGAACTGTGGTCACGTTGTTGAAAAATTGCCGTTGAATATCAGAGAGTGGGACTGTCCCAACTGCGGGGCGCACCATGACAGAGATATCAACGCGGCTAAAAATATTTTGGCGGTGGGACACACCGTTACAGTCTGTGGAGCGAACATAAGACCTGATAGGCATGAGTCTAAAGGGCAGTTGCAAAAATCCAGTAATGGAAAGAAACAGAAACCTAAGTCGTGA